One Triticum dicoccoides isolate Atlit2015 ecotype Zavitan chromosome 5B, WEW_v2.0, whole genome shotgun sequence genomic window carries:
- the LOC119305254 gene encoding uncharacterized protein LOC119305254 — MGKLVRQCDMEVMKMAMLKHEETFRQQVHELHRLYRIQTQLMGGDLSTRRQPRRRGNKQPRRALNLQLPADEYIVGAADEDDDGCGTGAELELTLAVGGRRTGSGTSRKNNVSKRGHAKHDGAGGFSSPFASDCSGGTSLSSSPPSSAEYSESAFGVALHGGYPGVAAPPPPCQRAMTFDLGVAEAMKQHQSPWQLVQCQYLSLRMT, encoded by the exons ATGGGCAAGCTTGTGAGGCAATGTGACATGGAGGTCATGAAGATGGCCATGCTCAAGCACGAAGAGACCTTCAGGCAACAG GTTCACGAGCTACACCGCCTGTACCGCATCCAGACACAGCTCATGGGGGGCGACCTGAGCACGCGCCGGCAGCCGCGGCGGCGCGGCAACAAGCAGCCACGCCGGGCGCTCAACCTGCAGCTCCCCGCCGACGAGTACATAGTCGGAGCCGCcgacgaggacgacgacggctGCGGCACCGGAGCAGAGCTGGAGCTGACGCTCGCCGTGGGAGGGAGGAGGACCGGCTCCGGCACTTCCCGCAAGAACAACGTTAGCAAGAGAGGACATGCCAAACACGACGGCGCCGGCGGCTTCTCCTCACCCTTCGCTTCCGACTGCTCCGGCGGCACGAGCCtctcgtcgtcgccgccgtcgtcggccGAGTACTCGGAGAGCGCCTTCGGGGTGGCGCTCCACGGCGGTTACCCGGGGGTGGCCGCGCCTCCGCCGCCATGCCAGAGAGCCATGACATTCGACCTCGGCGTGGCGGAGGCGATGAAGCAGCACCAGTCGCCCTGGCAGCTGGTGCAGTGCCAGTACCTCAGCCTCAGGATGACATGA